The Paenibacillus tianjinensis genome has a window encoding:
- a CDS encoding thiamine pyrophosphate-dependent enzyme, with product MAIDYEKEVGSAKVEQKFLYESGNEMAAYAAHQINYHVMGYFPISPSTEVAQFLDTMKASGQHDIMLVPSDGEHSSAGICYGASTAGGRVFNATSAQGYMFMLEQLPVQAGTRMPMVMNLICRSISGPLNIHGDHSDLYFALNTGWPILMCRDPQSVYDMNLMALKLAEHAKVRLPVMVASDGYFTSHQKRRVQAFAHREDVHKFVGEQPPVGFTDTLDRNNPVTVGPYMNEPDYINNRYQQSVAMYNAGEVFEEIAQEFAELTGRHYPMVEQYRMEDAEVAVFLMNSASEIIKDVVDQLRLQGIKAGAISPNMIRPFPQKQIAEALKNVKAITVGDRADSVGGHGGNMVNEIKAALFTYGNTTTKVISRIYGLGGKDFYAEDGHHFFQLAMDAVAADRVDVPFDYYGHNPGEPDKAPQRLLKPMNFDLLKTGLITVTKNEETGKLAVKVPPVRSLMKKPRRLSPGHGACPGCGIFSGLELFFKGIEGDIVALYHTGCAMVTTTGYPYSSHKSTFIHNLFQNGAATLSGVVEMFWERKRRGELDGLGLKDDFTFVMVTGDGGMDIGMGPAIGAALRGHKMIIVEYDNEGYMNTGAQQSYSTPLGHRTSTSSIGKTQQGKLTQHKDTAQIMAATNIPYVFTGCEAYPQDLLKKAAKAQWYAQNEGLVYGKILIACPLNWMSEDKDGTDIVSLAVESCFFPLYEVEHGTTNITYNPEDKDKRVEVSAWLKTMGKTRHLLKPENEPALRSFESEVQRRWSRLKAKHEHPDL from the coding sequence ATGGCTATTGATTATGAAAAAGAAGTAGGCTCTGCCAAAGTAGAGCAGAAATTCCTATATGAATCAGGGAATGAGATGGCAGCCTACGCTGCGCATCAGATTAACTATCATGTCATGGGGTATTTCCCGATCTCGCCATCGACGGAGGTTGCCCAGTTCCTCGATACGATGAAAGCCAGCGGCCAGCATGATATTATGCTCGTGCCATCCGACGGTGAGCACAGCTCAGCAGGGATTTGTTACGGCGCCTCTACTGCAGGTGGACGCGTATTTAACGCAACCAGCGCACAAGGATATATGTTCATGCTTGAACAGCTGCCTGTACAAGCCGGTACGCGCATGCCTATGGTCATGAACCTGATCTGCCGTTCGATTTCGGGACCCTTGAACATTCACGGTGACCACTCCGATTTGTATTTTGCACTCAATACCGGCTGGCCGATTCTGATGTGTCGTGATCCGCAGTCGGTCTACGACATGAATCTGATGGCACTGAAGCTGGCAGAACATGCGAAAGTCCGTCTTCCGGTTATGGTAGCTTCCGATGGCTACTTTACATCCCACCAGAAGCGCCGTGTGCAGGCTTTTGCCCATCGTGAAGATGTTCACAAGTTCGTAGGCGAACAGCCGCCGGTAGGCTTTACAGATACGCTTGACCGTAACAATCCGGTAACTGTCGGCCCTTATATGAATGAACCGGATTATATTAATAACCGCTATCAGCAGTCCGTGGCGATGTACAACGCTGGTGAGGTGTTCGAAGAGATTGCACAAGAATTTGCCGAACTGACCGGACGCCATTATCCTATGGTTGAGCAGTACCGGATGGAGGATGCCGAAGTGGCGGTCTTCCTGATGAACTCTGCGTCAGAGATCATTAAGGATGTTGTCGATCAGCTTCGTCTGCAGGGGATCAAAGCCGGAGCGATTTCACCGAATATGATCCGCCCGTTCCCGCAGAAGCAGATTGCAGAAGCATTGAAGAATGTTAAAGCCATCACTGTCGGTGACCGTGCGGATTCCGTCGGCGGACACGGCGGTAATATGGTTAACGAAATCAAGGCGGCACTGTTCACTTACGGAAACACCACTACCAAAGTAATCAGCCGGATTTATGGTCTGGGCGGCAAGGATTTCTACGCCGAGGACGGCCATCATTTCTTCCAACTCGCGATGGATGCCGTTGCCGCTGACCGTGTTGATGTACCATTTGATTACTACGGCCATAATCCGGGTGAACCGGACAAAGCACCGCAGCGCCTGCTGAAGCCGATGAATTTCGACTTGCTGAAGACAGGGCTGATTACTGTCACTAAGAATGAAGAAACTGGCAAGCTGGCTGTGAAGGTTCCTCCGGTCCGCAGCCTGATGAAGAAACCGAGACGGCTGTCTCCGGGTCACGGCGCATGCCCGGGCTGCGGGATTTTCTCGGGTCTTGAATTATTCTTCAAGGGAATTGAAGGAGATATCGTTGCGCTCTACCATACAGGCTGCGCAATGGTAACCACTACCGGTTATCCTTATTCATCGCATAAATCGACGTTTATCCATAACCTCTTCCAGAATGGTGCAGCTACGCTGTCCGGTGTGGTCGAAATGTTCTGGGAACGCAAACGCCGCGGCGAGCTGGATGGACTGGGCCTGAAAGATGACTTTACCTTCGTTATGGTAACCGGTGACGGCGGTATGGATATCGGGATGGGGCCGGCTATCGGCGCAGCACTGCGCGGCCACAAAATGATTATCGTAGAGTACGATAATGAAGGTTATATGAACACAGGTGCACAGCAGTCGTATTCGACACCACTAGGTCATCGGACTTCTACTTCAAGCATCGGCAAGACCCAACAGGGTAAATTGACCCAGCATAAGGATACCGCGCAGATCATGGCGGCTACCAATATTCCTTATGTGTTCACCGGCTGCGAAGCGTATCCGCAGGATCTGCTGAAGAAGGCTGCAAAAGCTCAGTGGTATGCGCAGAATGAAGGCCTGGTCTACGGCAAAATTCTGATCGCCTGCCCGCTGAACTGGATGTCCGAGGACAAGGATGGCACGGATATTGTATCCTTGGCTGTTGAATCCTGTTTCTTCCCGCTGTATGAGGTGGAGCACGGCACAACGAACATTACGTATAATCCGGAAGACAAGGACAAACGTGTTGAAGTCTCCGCCTGGCTGAAGACGATGGGCAAAACCCGCCATCTGCTGAAGCCGGAGAACGAACCGGCACTTCGCAGCTTCGAGAGTGAAGTTCAGCGCCGCTGGAGCCGGCTCAAAGCGAAACATGAGCATCCGGATCTGTAA
- a CDS encoding 2-oxoacid:acceptor oxidoreductase family protein, whose translation MVQLPKVNDLGFFEIRLESIGGLGANLAGKMLAEAGVVGAGLNGVSFSSYGSEKKGSPVKAHIRFCDLNTHIRDTSPVERPHVVGVFHEALAKTVNVTSGINEDSTVLVNSAKTPEELKELLKLKAGTIAVIDATSIALKEKNRVNMAMLGALFRLCPFLDTETMKGVIEKSLGKKYPQAVQSAITTFDRGYNEVKFMHFELAPGDSMPEYVRSDISALGYETQPMGGTIINPGSSFLKNLSISRSGMIPAYENESCINCAQCDTVCPDQCFVWEERLDRKGRSQMYLLGIDYQYCKGCLKCVGACPTSALSSIREKEGYADSHTVHHTFDLVTQL comes from the coding sequence GTGGTACAATTACCAAAAGTTAATGATCTCGGATTTTTTGAGATCCGGCTGGAGTCCATTGGAGGACTCGGCGCTAACCTGGCAGGCAAGATGCTCGCGGAAGCAGGAGTCGTCGGAGCCGGATTGAACGGCGTCAGCTTCTCATCTTACGGATCGGAGAAAAAAGGCTCTCCTGTTAAGGCCCACATCCGGTTCTGTGATTTGAATACGCATATCCGTGATACTTCGCCGGTAGAACGTCCCCATGTGGTCGGTGTATTCCATGAAGCGCTTGCCAAGACCGTCAATGTGACCAGCGGAATCAATGAAGACAGTACTGTTCTTGTGAACTCGGCCAAGACGCCGGAAGAACTCAAAGAGCTGCTGAAGCTGAAGGCTGGAACTATTGCCGTGATCGATGCGACAAGCATTGCGCTGAAAGAGAAGAACCGTGTTAATATGGCGATGCTCGGCGCGCTGTTCCGGCTCTGCCCGTTCCTCGATACCGAAACAATGAAAGGTGTTATCGAGAAGTCGCTCGGCAAAAAATATCCGCAGGCCGTGCAATCGGCGATTACGACCTTCGACCGCGGCTATAATGAAGTGAAGTTTATGCACTTCGAACTTGCGCCTGGAGACAGCATGCCTGAATATGTACGTTCCGACATTTCGGCGCTTGGTTATGAAACCCAGCCGATGGGCGGTACGATTATCAATCCGGGCAGCAGCTTCCTGAAGAACCTGAGCATTTCCCGTTCCGGCATGATTCCGGCTTATGAGAACGAGTCCTGCATCAACTGTGCACAGTGTGATACCGTCTGTCCGGACCAGTGTTTTGTCTGGGAAGAACGGCTTGACCGTAAGGGACGTTCACAAATGTACCTGCTGGGTATCGATTATCAATATTGTAAAGGCTGCCTGAAATGCGTTGGCGCCTGCCCGACCTCGGCACTGTCCAGTATCCGTGAGAAGGAAGGCTATGCTGACAGCCACACTGTGCATCACACATTTGATCTGGTCACGCAATTATAA